A window of Drosophila subobscura isolate 14011-0131.10 chromosome E, UCBerk_Dsub_1.0, whole genome shotgun sequence contains these coding sequences:
- the LOC117891951 gene encoding sodium channel protein 60E isoform X2: protein MSDDQAGANDEKAVAKHQVVAYTQRSQVKHENRHIQLVREYGFHPRTKASVEDGDVLPRKFEPFPEDMYGKPLEEIDTFIYEETFCVVSKRFRKNYIHRFTGTKSLFLFYPWSPARRVCVYIATNQFFDYCVMATILFNCIFLAMTETVEEAEYIFLAIYSIEMVIKIIAKGFLLNKYTYLRNPWNWLDFVVITSGYATIGMEVGNLAGLRTFRVLRALKTVSIMPGLKTIINALLHSFRQLAEVMTLTIFCLMVFALFALQVYMGELRNKCVRQVPSEWTNVSHLDWHMWVNDTDNWLYDDEEMPMLCGNLTGARHCPLGYVCICVGENPNHGYTNFDNFMWSMLTTFQLITLDYWENVYNMVLATCGPMSVTFFTVVVFFGSFYLINLMLAVVALSYEEEAEITNEERKKDLLDHRDDSTFSFDPSVLNVKKLNKNNKKKIDSRKGVLLASYSKKKTRRKKTKGGKETNGNGNGNGNGSNGHENDANKSHSATPSPGPSPRHSATERPSALTLQAQKQYQQMEQQQHQQAKEPAAATSKNRISFHEEPQKNPNMLYPSDYKGQLIASSRQASSTSSGVNRESSQDDSGVVDDHEEQDPTHELGHVSTVELALSPREVRLIKCNGNIARIKNHNVYALHQEFSSEVVVIDDLPDRNCDRCVHCCADYESWLQFQNCLYKVVRDPLFELAITLCIVLNTAFLAMEHHGMSESFRNALDVGNKVFTSIFTFECIVKLMALSKDFFLCGWNIFDLLIVTASLLDIIFELVDGLSVLRGLRLLRVLKLAQSWTTMKVLLSIIISTIGALGNLTLILVIVIYIFAVIGMQLFSKDYTPEKFDPDPVPRWNFNDFFHSFMMIFRILCGEWIEPLWDCMRAEEEQGASTCFAIFLPTLVMGNFMVLNLFLALLLNSFNSEELKSKKEIFKKKEVGEESKLARSIERVRDLIRKKRQERKDRKERKFAEKFQQIVLEAQAQAHAQSQGQAQLQGMEMDKSNLLAETKFHRLSYQESMNRPVSGSDFGFQIPLRDGLHTIVDGLEYDEASDVPEQIQLQDQPLPPITDSLPPTYETAIMSTHSNNLTPFALAERRLQHQISSGVSTQQNDSRDEATYTESIELRLLGQYNSTDTDPYANDQRSGSFNRGDSFQDNSSRRYGSEEHDEAYLKYQKSLLTRSPSYRKSLDRLSQSSGHSQRSLLKSEEAEMRRHSSGHSLNSISIEQDELLSQQGGNLREELLNCEQKELFQFLQEDDEMPKSNLSYISSNPMRSRRSSSQGQQESEALAEHSEFDNIIQSFEKELEEIKRSTTSLERKLSTLSEPSPAADEATKAIMEHIAIITGASERTAADEVVHPLNPYDSYDLSSVPRRSQSVSSAAQRQSVKIKRRSLEKQRKIDEDFSISNEIRKICDQIHAPFVAMEAMAVAATSQGPGASQSPFTRRKIDPFTVQFDRFKRLSLIERLEELPEEEKPISTLRIESEKMPRKFHNSDSLRLDSLSLKSTNSYENLLIQKQKLVLPLSTGVPATPPTSLKSSIEPPTLAQISSLKATPTPPLAALTEHQQHFHATSIQAAPSHGHGQGHTHGSGHSRSHGHGHGHGHSQAHPTAGQRRRPMEHPQSTLDKAASFQSARTESHSSGAADSSSALALALAHTHKTEQSDQPEKAAQKPSAFTRLTEKPWHCLVSYVDDLTVGGRRNSQGAYNDPMTFPSYGQAKPPKVPDDCFPQKCYDHFYFRCPWFMSCMDTPSAKQWTRVRTAVLTVVDTPAFEWFVLVLIFASSITLCFEDIYLDSNKTLKRVLYWTNFSFCLIFVVEMILKWLALGFSKYFTSFWTILDFIIVFVSVFSLLIEENENLKVLRSLRTLRALRPLRAISRWQGMRIVVNALMYAIPSIFNVLLVCLVFWLIFSIMGVQFFGGKFFKCVNEMGELLPVTEVNDKWDCIEQNYTWINSKITFDHVGMGYLALLQVATFEGWMEVMADAVDARGVDLQPQREANLYAYIYFVIFIVCGSFFTLNLFIGVIIDNFNMLKKKYEGGVLEMFLTESQKHYYTAMKKLGRKKPQKVIKRPINHFLAMFYDLSNSRRFEIAIFVLIFLNMLTMGIEHYDQPHAVFFILEVSNAFFTTVFGLEAIVKIVGLRYHYFTVPWNVFDFLLVLASIFGILMEDIMIDLPISPTLLRVVRVFRIGRILRLIKAAKGIRKLLFALVVSLPALFNIGALLGLITFIYAILGMSLFGHVKLQGALDDMVNFQTFGRSMQLLFRLMTSAGWNDVLESLMIQPPDCDPFFNRQTNGDCGHPLLAITYFTSFIIISYMIVINMYIAIILENFNQAHQEEEIGIVEDDLEMFYIRWSKYDPHATQFIHFSQLSDFIASLDPPLGISKPNNVALVSFNLPISKGNKIHCLDILHALVKHVLGHVEETDNFKQLQEQMDVKFKKQFPTRKELEIVSSTRIWKRQEKAAKTIQTGWKDYLRRKNEKERSNSGDSATQTSSPGGWQSKLSALNFFHLQVSRRGTACSSRASSRKSSRASDGSDLSELAGPWLNLPLMLVSGADDVVKDIKQQGDEMGKRISSCISLNYESLLADMVTAVLRSDSQPSGLNYLAAINTTTNTTTSASVSASVSGAASATSTATAASATDSDRQQVVGGPASSRKRASSFIRKKPPLERGLSAQSALRVNKNAFVSEGPAPEVIVTRPSPDQQTHPHMHALGLRPDNATLVHVLVHRESEEYKEEDEGSLSSTGNGNGNEKPKPPQIRISTGSSESHMDTCLMPTVQIMVDSPKEPPRGDFSTELAASPTATAIGVEVDPSPIDVNVQGDTSQVFYDYNPDKATGNEIIEMDTLAEDETETLATRESEADSLPAQDQQR, encoded by the exons ATGAGTGATGATCAAGCCGGGGCCAATGATGAAAAAG CTGTTGCCAAACACCAGGTCGTTGCCTACACGCAGAGGTCGCAGGTCAAGCACGAGAACCGGCACATCCAGCTGGTGCGTGAGTACGGCTTCCACCCACGCACCAAAGCCTCCGTGGAGGATGGGGATGTGCTGCCGCGAAAATTTGAGCCCTTTCCGGAGGATATGTACGGCAAGCCGCTTGAGGAGATTGACACCTTCATATACGAGGAG ACATTCTGTGTGGTTTCGAAACGCTTCCGCAAGAACTACATCCATCGTTTCACAGGCACCAAGAGCTTATTTCTCTTCTATCCATGGAGTCCAGCGCGGCGCGTGTGCGTCTATATCGCAACGAACCAATTCTTCGACTACTGCGTCATGGCCACCATTCTGTTCAACTGCATTTTCCTAGCCATGACCGAGACGGTGGAGGAGGCTGA GTACatctttttggccatttactCCATCGAAATGGTAATCAAAATCATTGCCAAAGGCTTTCTGCTCAACAAGTACACCTATCTGCGCAACCCATGGAATTGGCTGGACTTTGTGGTCATAACTAGTGGCTATGCCACCATTGGTATGGAGGTTGGCAACCTGGCGGGGCTGCGTACGTTTCGCGTGCTGCGCGCCCTCAAGACGGTTTCCATCATGCCCGGACTGAAGACAATTATAAATGCGTTGCTTCACTCCTTCCGTCAACTGGCAGAGGTCATGACACTCACCATCTTCTGCCTGATGGTCTTTGCCCTCTTCGCACTGCAGGTCTATATGGGCGAGCTGCGCAACAAGTGTGTGCGTCAGGTGCCCTCCGAGTGGACCAACGTCTCCCATCTCGACTGGCATAT GTGGGTCAACGACACGGACAACTGGCTGTATGACGATGAGGAGATGCCCATGCTTTGTGGCAACCTGACTGGCGCCCGTCACTGCCCCCTCGGCTATGTGTGCATCTGCGTCGGCGAGAATCCCAATCATGGCTACACCAACTTCGACAATTTCATGTGGTCCATGCTAACGACCTTTCAGCTGATTACATTGGACTATTGGGAGAACGTCTACAATATG GTGCTGGCAACTTGTGGTCCCATGAGTGTCACATTTTTTACGgtggttgtgttttttggcTCATTTTACTTGATTAACCTGATGCTAGCCGTAGTCGCGTTGAGTtacgaggaggaggcggagatAACAAACGAG GAGCGGAAAAAGGACTTGCTGGACCATCGCGATGATTCCACGTTCAGCTTTGATCCGTCCGTGTTGAATGTGAAGAAGTTGAACAAGAATAACAAGAAGAAGATCGACTCGCGGAAGGGCGTCCTCCTGGCCTCGTACAGCAAGAAGAAGACGCGCcgaaaaaagacaaaaggtGGGAAAGAGActaatggcaatggcaatgggaatggcaacggcagcaatgGCCATGAAAATGATGCCAATAAATCCCATTCCGCCACGCCCAGCCCGGGACCAAGTCCACGTCACAGTGCCACAGAGCGTCCATCCGCCCTCACGCTGCAGGCGCAGAAGCAATACCAgcagatggagcagcagcagcatcagcaagcCAAAGAGCCCGCGGCTGCTACTTCCAAGAACCGCATTAGCTTCCACGAGGAGCCGCAGAAGAACCCTAATATGCTGTATCCCTCGGACTATAAGGGACAGCTGATCGCCAGCAGCCGTCAGGCAAGCTCCACCTCAAGCGGCGTTAATCGCGAATCCTCGCAGGATGACTCCGGCGTGGTCGACGATCACGAGGAGCAGGATCCGACCCACGAGCTGGGCCACGTGTCCACCGTGGAGCTGGCGCTATCCCCGCGCGAAGTGCGTCTCATCAAGTGCAATGGGAACATAGCCCGCATTAAGAATCACAACGTTTATGCCCTGCATCAGGAGTTTTCCTCGGAGGTGGTGGTTATCG ATGATCTTCCCGACCGGAACTGCGATCGTTGTGTCCACTGCTGCGCCGACTACGAGAGCTGGCTGCAGTTCCAGAACTGTCTCTACAAGGTGGTGAGGGATCCGCTCTTCGAACTGGCCATCACGCTGTGCATTGTGCTGAACACAGCCTTCCTGGCCATGGAGCATCACGGCATGAGCGAGAGCTTTCGCAATGCCCTGGATGTGGGCAATAAG GTTTTCACTTCCATATTCACCTTTGAGTGCATTGTTAAGCTGATGGCCTTGTCCAAGGACTTTTTTCTGTGCGGCTGGAATATATTCGACCTGCTCATAGTCACGGCCAGTCTGCTGGACATCATCTTCGAGCTGGTCGATGGCCTCAGTGTCTTGAGGGGACTGCGACTG CTGCGTGTGCTGAAACTGGCCCAGTCGTGGACCACAATGAAGGTGCTGCTGAGCATTATCATATCGACAATCGGTGCGCTGGGTAACCTCACGCTGATCTTGGTCATAGTCATCTACATATTTGCCGTCATTGGCATGCAATTGTTCTCCAAAGACTACACACCCGAAAAGTTTGACCCAGACCCAGTGCCAAG ATGGAATTTCAATGACTTCTTTCACTCATTCATGATGATCTTTCGCATATTGTGCGGGGAATGGATCGAACCGCTCTGGGATTGTATGCGAGCCGAAGAGGAG CAAGGTGCCTCTACATGCTTTGCCATATTTCTGCCAACATTGGTCATGGGAAATTTTATGGTGCTCAACTTGTTCTTGGCCTTGTTGCTCAACAGCTTCAATTCCGAGGAGCTCAAGTCGAAGAAAGAG ATATTCAAGAAGAAG GAAGTAGGCGAGGAGTCTAAGTTGGCGAGGAGTATTGAGCGGGTGCGCGATCTGATAAGGAAGAAGAGGCAGGAGCGTAAGGATCGTAAGGAGCGGAAGTTTGCCGAAAAATTCCAGCAAATTGTGCTCGAGgcccaggctcaggctcaCGCTCAAAGTCAGGGGCAGGCACAGCTCCAGGGTATGGAGATGGACAAGTCCAATCTGTTGGCCGAGACCAAGTTCCATAGACTGAGCTACCAG GAGTCTATGAATCGGCCGGTCTCGGGCTCGGATTTTGGCTTCCAGATACCCCTGAGGGACGGTCTGCACACAATTGTCGATGGGCTCGAGTACGACGAGGCCTCGGATGTGCCAGAGCAGATCCAGCTGCAGGaccagccactgccaccaatTACAGACTCGCTGCCGCCCACATACGAGACGGCCATCATGTctacacacagcaacaacctGACTCCGTTCGCCCTGGCGGAGCGACGGCTGCAACACCAGATCTCCTCGGGGGTGAGCACTCAACAGAACGACTCCAGGGACGAGGCCACCTACACGGAGTCGATCGAGCTGCGCCTTCTGGGCCAGTACAACTCCACGGACACAGATCCCTATGCCAACGATCAGCGGAGCGGCTCCTTTAACCGCGGCGACTCTTTTCAGGACAATTCCTCGCGGCGCTACGGCAGCGAGGAGCACGACGAGGCCTACCTCAAGTACCAGAAGTCGCTGCTGACCCGCTCACCCAGCTACAGGAAGTCCCTGGACCGGCTATCCCAGTCCAGCGGCCACTCTCAGCGCTCGCTGCTCAAGTCGGAGGAGGCCGAGATGCGAAGGCACTCGAGTGGCCACTCCCTGAACTCCATATCGATTGAGCAGGACGAGCTGCTCTCGCAGCAGGGGGGGAATCTGCGCGAGGAGCTGCTCAATTGCGAACAGAAGGAGCTCTTTCAGTTCCTGCAGGAGGACGACGAGATGCCAAAGTCCAATCTTAGCTACATCTCGTCGAACCCAATGCGCTCGCGCCGATCCTCCAGTCAGGGACAGCAAGAGAGCGAGGCACTGGCGGAGCACTCGGAGTTCGATAACATCATCCAGAGCTTcgagaaggagctggaggagatcaAGCGCTCGACCACCTCGCTGGAGCGTAAGCTCTCCACCCTATCGGAGCCCTCGCCGGCAGCCGACGAGGCCACCAAAGCGATCATGGAGCACATTGCCATCATTACGGGCGCCTCAGAGCGCACGGCCGCCGATGAGGTAGTGCATCCACTCAATCCCTATGACAGCTACGACCTGTCCAGCGTGCCGAGACGCTCCCAATCCGTCAGCTCCGCCGCCCAGCGCCAGTCCGTGAAGATTAAGCGTCGCAGCCTGGAGAAGCAGCGCAAGATCGACGAGGACTTTAGCATATCGAATGAAATACGCAAAATCTGTGATCAAATCCATGCGCCCTTCGTGGCCATGGAggccatggcagtggcagccaccagtCAAGGTCCGGGCGCCAGCCAGTCGCCCTTTACGCGCCGCAAGATCGACCCGTTCACGGTACAGTTCGATCGCTTCAAGCGGCTCTCGCTGATCGAgcggctggaggagctgccggAGGAGGAAAAGCCAATCTCCACGCTACGCATCGAGTCGGAAAAGATGCCGCGCAAGTTTCACAACAGCGACAGTCTGCGCCTCGACAGTCTATCGCTTAAGAGCACCAACTCGTACGAGAATCTGCTCatccagaagcagaagctcgTGCTTCCATTGTCCACTGGCGTACCCGCCACGCCACCCACCTCCTTGAAGTCGAGCATTGAGCCACCGACACTGGCGCAAATTTCATCGCTAaaggccacgcccacgcccccGCTGGCCGCCCTCACCGAGCACCAACAGCACTTTCATGCCACGAGCATCCAAGCGGCCCCCTCTCATGGTCACGGCCAAGGGCACACCCATGGGTCTGgccacagtcgcagtcacggacatggccatggccatggccactcACAAGCACACCCAACGGCTGGGCAGAGGCGACGCCCCATGGAGCATCCACAATCGACTTTAGACAAAGCCGCTTCCTTCCAGTCCGCGCGCACCGAGTCGCACAGCTCGGGCGCCGCCGACTCCAGCtcggccctggccctggctctcgcccacacccacaagaCTGAGCAATCCGATCAGCCGGAGAAGGCGGCACAGAAGCCGTCGGCATTCACACGACTGACCGAAAAACCATGGCATTGTTTGGTTTCCTACGTAGACGACCTCACTGTCGGTGGGAGACGTAACTCGCAGGGCGCTTACAATGATCCCATGACTTTTCCGAGCTACGGGCAGGCGAAGCCGCCGAAGGTGCCAGATGACTGCTTCCCCCAGAAGTGCTACGATCA CTTCTACTTCCGCTGCCCTTGGTTTATGTCCTGCATGGACACGCCGAGCGCCAAGCAGTGGACCCGCGTTAGGACGGCTGTCTTGACGGTTGTCGATACTCCGGCCTTTGAGTGGTTTGTGCTAGTGTTGATCTTTGCGTCGAGTATTACGCTCTGCTTCGAGGACATCTATCTGGACAGCAACAAGACGCTGAAGCGTGTGCTCTACTGGACCAACTTCTCCTTCTGCCTGATCTTCGTGGTGGAAATGATACTCAAGTGGCTGGCGCTGGGCTTCTCCAAGTACTTCACGAGCTTCTGGACTATACTTGACTTTATCATAGTGTTT GTATCGGTTTTCTCGCTGCTCATTGAAGAGAATGAGAACCTGAAGGTTCTGCGCTCGTTGCGGACCCTGCGTGCCCTGAGACCCCTGAGAGCCATCTCCCG GTGGCAAGGAATGCGGATTGTAGTAAACGCTCTCATGTATGCAATACCATCAATTTTCAATGtacttttggtttgtttggttttttggttgatCTTCTCAATAATGGGTGTTCAGTTCTTTGGTGGGAAGTTTTTCAAGTGCGTCAATGAAATGGGAGAATTGCTGCCAGTTACT GAGGTGAACGACAAGTGGGACTGCATTGAGCAGAACTACACGTGGATCAACTCGAAGATCACCTTCGATCATGTGGGCATGGGTTACCTGGCCCTGCTCCAGGTGGCCACCTTCGAGGGCTGGATGGAGGTGATGGCGGATGCCGTGGACGCTCGTGGAGTGGATCTGCAGCCGCAGCGGGAGGCCAATCTCTATgcgtatatttattttgtaatatttattgtgtgcGGATCGTTCTTCACACTCAATCTGTTCATTGGAGTTATCATTGATAACTTCAATATGCTCAAGAAGAAG TATGAAGGAGGAGTGTTGGAAATGTTTCTCACCGAATCTCAAAAACACTATTACACGGCTATGAAAAAATTGGGACGAAAGAAACCACAGAAAGTTATTAAGCGACCTATAAATCATTTTTTAGCTATGTTTTATGATTTATCCAATTCGAGAAG GTTCGAGATTGCGATCTTTGTACTGATTTTTCTCAACATGCTTACCATGGGCATCGAGCACTACGATCAACCGCATGCGGTCTTCTTCATCCTGGAAGTGAGCAACGCCTTCTTCACCACGGTCTTTGGTCTGG AGGCCATTGTCAAGATTGTGGGACTTCGCTATCATTACTTCACGGTCCCTTGGAACGTCTTCGActtcctgctggtgctggcctcCATCTTCGGCATTCTGATGGAGGACATCATGATCGATCTGCCGATCAGTCCGACGCTACTGCGCGTCGTGCGAGTGTTCCGTATAGGGCGCATCCTGCGCCTGATAAAAGCGGCCAAGGGTATACGGAAGCTGCTGTTTGCCCTTGTGGTGTCGCTGCCGGCTCTCTTCAACATTGGTGCCTTGCTGGGACTGATTACCTTCATCTATGCCATACTGGGCATGTCGCTCTTTGGCCACGTGAAGCTGCAGGGCGCCTTGGACGACATGGTGAACTTCCAGACTTTCGGGCGGAGCATGCAACTGCTCTTTCGCTTGATGACGTCGGCCGGATGGAACGACGTGCTCGAGTCGCTGATGATCCAGCCGCCCGACTGCGATCCCTTCTTCAACCGCCAGACTAATGGCGACTGCGGCCACCCTCTGCTGGCCATTACCTACTTTACGAGCTTCATCATTATCAGCTACATGATTGTGATCAACATGTACATTGCCATCATTCTGGAGAACTTCAACCAGGCGCACCAGGAAGAGGAGATCGGGATCGTCGAAGACGACTTGGAGATGTTTTACATACGCTGGTCCAA ATATGATCCACATGCCACCCAGTTTATACACTTCTCGCAACTGTCCGATTTTATTGCCTCTCTCGATCCACCATTGGGCATCTCGAAGCCTAATAATGTCGCTCTAGTGTCATTTAATCTGCCCATCTCTAAGGGTAATAAAATACACTGTCTCGATATTTTGCACGCGCTCGTGAAGCACGTGCTAGGTCATGTCGAGGAGACCGATAACTTCAAACAGTTGCAGGAACAAATGGATGTCAAGTTCAAGAAACAGTTTCCAACGCGCAAagaattggaaattgtttcgTCGACGCGGATCTGGAAGCGCCAGGAAAAGGCGGCCAAGACCATACAGACCGGCTGGAAGGACTATTTGCG GCGCAAGAATGAAAAGGAGCGCTCCAATTCCGGCGACAGTGCCACTCAAACTTCCAGCCCCGGAGGATGGCAATCGAAGCTCTCGGCCCTCAACTTTTTCCACCTGCAG GTTAGTCGTCGGGGAACTGCCTGCTCCAGTCGTGCCTCATCGCGGAAGTCTTCACGTGCCTCTGATGGCTCCGATCTGAGTGAACTAGCCGGGCCCTGGCTGAATTTGCCGCTGATGCTCGTCTCGGGGGCCGATGATGTCGTTAAGGATATTAAGCAGCAGGGCGATGAGATGGGCAAACG CATATCCTCTTGTATCTCCCTAAACTATGAGTCCCTGCTCGCAGATATGGTCACAGCGGTTCTCAGAAGTGACTCCCAGCCTAGTGGCTTGAATTACCTAG